From a region of the Sesamum indicum cultivar Zhongzhi No. 13 linkage group LG3, S_indicum_v1.0, whole genome shotgun sequence genome:
- the LOC105157545 gene encoding cytochrome c1-2, heme protein, mitochondrial-like (The sequence of the model RefSeq protein was modified relative to this genomic sequence to represent the inferred CDS: added 54 bases not found in genome assembly), with amino-acid sequence MKSGFGKVNRFVAQFARRSVGNDSSIAASDYKAVPALLPKHGQDEFGSACSKFSKIFALFGAGASGLLSCATVAYASDEAEHGLECPSYPWPHNGILSSYDHASIRRGHQVYQQVCASCHSMSLISYRDLVGVAYTEEETKAMAAEIEVVDGPNDEGEMFTRPGKLSDRFPQPYANEQAARFANGGAYPPDLSLITKARHNGQNYVFALLTGYRDPPAGVAIREGLHYNPYFPGGAIAMPKMLNDGAVEYEDGTPATEAQMGKDVVTFLSWAAEPEMEERKLMGFKWIFVLSLALLQAGYYRRLKWSVFKSRKLVLDVVN; translated from the exons ATGA AATCAGGATTTGGAAAGGTCAACAGATTTGTCGCGCAATTCGCTCGCAGAAGTGTTGGAAATGACTCTTCCATAGCAGCCTCCGATTACAAG GCTGTGCCAGCACTTCTTCCAAAGCATGGTCAAGATGAATTTGGTTCTGCTTGTTCGAAGTTCTCCAAAATATTTGCACTCTTTGGTGCAGGAGCTTCAGGGCTCCTGAGTTGTGCAACAGTTGCCTATGCTTCTGATGAGGCTGAGCATGGATTGGAGTGTCCTAGCTATCCATGGCCTCACAATGGCATCCTTAGTTCATATGACCATGCTTC GATTCGTCGTGGTCACCAGGTTTATCAGCAAGTTTGTGCATCTTGCCACTCAATGTCACTTATCTCTTATCGTGATCTTGTTGGTGTGGCATACACTGAAGAAGAAACTAAAGCTATGGCAGCAGAGATTGAAGTGGTTGATGGACCAAATGATGAGGGCGAGATGTTTACTCGCCCAGGGAAGCTGAGTGATCGTTTTCCTCAGCCTTATGCTAATGAGCAAGCAGCAAGATTTGCAAATGGAGGAGCCTATCCGCCTGATTTAAGTCTTATCACCAAG GCCCGCCATAATGGTCAGAACTATGTATTTGCTCTTCTAACTGGGTACCGTGATCCTCCTGCTGGCGTTGCg ATTCGAGAAGGGCTGCACTATAATCCTTACTTCCCTGGTGGAGCTATAGCCATGCCTAAAATGCTTAATGATGGTGCTGTTGAGTATGAAGATGGTACCCCTGCAACCGAAGCACAA ATGGGAAAAGAT ATGGGTTTCAAATGGATTTTTGTACTGTCACTCGCACTTCTCCAGGCCGGGTATTACAGACGCTTGAAATGGTCAGTTTTCAAGTCCAGAAAGTTGGTTCTTGACGTAGTCAACTGA
- the LOC105157546 gene encoding uncharacterized protein LOC105157546 — MKKVNIFTLLLVLFSTFTIALCLTDGLLPNGNFEYGPKPSQMKGTKVIDPHAIPSWEISGFVEYITSGHKQGDMLLVVPEGASAVRLGDEASIKTKVKVTNGMFYSLSFSAARTCAQEEKLNVSVLPNKESKDWGILPIQTVYSSDGWDSYSWGFLAQSNDIEIMIHNPGKEKDPACGPLIDSIALKALPNPKRQRGNILKNGNFEEGPYIFPNTSYGILIPPNIEDDHSPLPGWMIESLKAVKYVDSNHFAVPEGKRAVELVAGRESALAQTVRTVPGKTYNLIFSIGDAKNSCEGSMTVEANAGRDILQVPYESKGNGGFKRAKLRFKAVSSRTRVRFLSTFYHIKSDNSGSLCGPIIDDVRLVSIRYPGHV, encoded by the exons ATGAAGAAAGTGAACATATTCACACTACTACTTGTACTTTTTTCCACCTTCACCATTGCATTGTGCTTAACTGATG gATTATTACCAAATGGCAACTTCGAGTATGGGCCCAAGCCCTCACAAATGAAGGGAACCAAGGTGATAGACCCCCATGCCATACCCTCTTGGGAGATCTCGGGCTTCGTTGAGTACATAACTTCGGGCCACAAACAAGGCGACATGCTGCTGGTGGTGCCGGAGGGTGCCTCGGCCGTCCGCCTCGGAGATGAAGCATCCATCAAGACCAAAGTCAAGGTCACAAATGGCATGTTCTACTCCCTTTCATTTAGTGCTGCTAGAACTTGTGCACAAGAAGAGAAGTTGAATGTGTCGGTTTTGCCCAATAAGGAGTCCAAGGACTGGGGCATTTTGCCGATACAAACTGTTTATAGCAGTGATGGTTGGGATTCTTACTCTTGGGGCTTCTTGGCCCAATCCAACGACATTGAGATCATGATCCATAACCccggaaaagaaaaagatccGGCTTGTGGGCCACTTATTGATTCAATTGCACTCAAGGCTTTGCCCAATCCCAAGAGACAAAGag gtaacattttgaaaaatggaaactTTGAAGAAGGTCCGTATATCTTCCCTAACACATCTTACGGTATCCTTATTCCACCTAACATCGAGGATGACCACTCTCCGTTGCCTGGATGGATGATTGAATCCCTAAAAGCTGTGAAATATGTAGACTCTAACCACTTTGCGGTGCCCGAGGGTAAACGAGCAGTTGAATTGGTGGCTGGAAGGGAAAGTGCACTAGCACAAACAGTGAGGACTGTGCCTGGAAAAACTTATAACCTTATATTTTCAATAGGTGATGCAAAGAATTCCTGTGAGGGGTCGATGACAGTTGAGGCCAATGCGGGTAGAGACATTCTCCAAGTTCCTTACGAGTCGAAGGGCAATGGAGGGTTCAAACGTGCTAAGCTTAGGTTCAAGGCAGTGTCTTCACGTACTAGGGTCAGATTCCTGAGCACATTTTATCATATAAAGAGCGATAATTCTGGTTCTTTATGTGGTCCCATTATTGATGACGTGAGGTTGGTCAGTATTCGATATCCAGGACATGTATAA
- the LOC105157547 gene encoding 26S protease regulatory subunit 8 homolog A, with product MASAAMETRKVEDAKPQHHQGGGVGGGEGLRQYYQQRIQDMQLLVRQKVHDLQRLEAQRNDLNGRVRSLKEELQLLQEPGSYVGEVVKVMGKSKVLVKVHPEGKYVVDIDKSIDITKITPSTRVALRNDSYVLHLILPSKVDPLVNLMKVEKVPDSTYDMIGGLDQQIKEIKEVIELPIKHPELFESLGIAQPKGVLLYGPPGTGKTLLARAVAHHTDCTFIRVSGSELVQKYIGEGSRMVRELFVMAREHAPSIIFMDEIDSIGSARMESGSGNGDSEVQRTMLELLNQLDGFEASNKIKVLMATNRIDILDQALLRPGRIDRKIEFPNPNEESRFDILKIHSRKMNLMRGIDLKKIAEKMNGASGAELKAVCTEAGMFALRERRVHVTQEDFEMAVAKVMKKETEKNMSLRKLWK from the exons ATGGCGAGTGCGGCGATGGAGACTCGGAAGGTGGAGGATGCGAAGCCGCAGCACCATCAAGGCGGTGGCGTCGGTGGGGGGGAAGGGCTCCGCCAGTATTACCAGCAACGCATTCAGGATATGCAGCTGCTAGTCCGTCAAAAAGTTCACGATCTCCAGCGCCTAGAAGCTCAGCGCAATGACCTCAATGGCCGag TGAGGTCATTAAAGGAAGAATTGCAGCTCCTTCAGGAGCCTGGATCTTATGTTGGCGAAGTTGTCAAAGTTATGGGAAAATCGAAGGTCCTTGTCAAG GTACATCCTGAAGGGAAGTATGTTGTTGACATTGACAAGAGCATTGACATCACCAAGATAACTCCTTCAACCAGAGTTGCTTTACGTAATGATAGCTATGTGCTCCATTTGATTCTTCCAAGTAAAGTAGATCCATTGGTGAATCTTATGAAAGTAGAAAAAGTTCCAGATTCTACTTATGACATGATTGGTGGTCTTGACCAGCAAATTAAAGAGATAAAGGAG GTTATTGAACTTCCAATCAAACATCCTGAATTGTTTGAGAGTCTTGGAATAGCTCAACCTAAG GGAGTCTTGCTATATGGGCCTCCCGGCACAGGTAAAACACTGCTTGCCAGGGCAGTGGCTCACCATACTGACTGCACTTTTATCCGAGTCTCTGGATCTGAATTAGTTCAGAAGTACATTGGAGAAGGCTCTAGGATGGTCAGAGAACTTTTTGTGATGGCCAG AGAGCATGCTCCATCAATCATCTTCATGGATGAAATTGATAGCATTGGATCTGCTCGTATGGAATCTGGAAGTGGCAATGGGGATAGTGAAGTTCAGCGAACTATGCTGGAGCTTCTCAATCAGCTTGATGGTTTTGAAGCATCTAATAAGATAAAA GTCTTGATGGCTACCAATAGGATTGACATTCTGGACCAAGCTCTTCTTAGACCAGGAAGAATTGATAGGAAAATTGAGTTCCCAAATCCCAATGAAGAG TCTCGGTTTGACATCTTGAAGATTCACTCaaggaaaatgaatttgatgcGAGGAattgatctgaaaaagattgcTGAGAAAATGAATGGAGCATCTGGTGCAGAACTCAAG GCCGTTTGCACTGAAGCGGGAATGTTTGCCCTGAGAGAAAGGAGAGTTCATGTTACTCAGGAGGACTTTGAGATGGCTGTTGCCAAGGttatgaagaaagaaacagagaaaaaTATGTCTTTGAGAAAGCTTTGGAAGTAG
- the LOC105157548 gene encoding serine-threonine kinase receptor-associated protein, translating into MDKKKVVAPLVCHGHSRPVVDLFYSPITPDGFFLVSASKDSTPMLRNGETGDWIGTFQGHKGAVWSCCLDKHALRAASASADFSAKLWDALTGDELHSFEHKHIVRACAFSEDTHLLLTGGMEKILRIFDLNRPDAPPREIEKSPGSVRTVAWLHSDQTILGSCTDMGGVRLWDVRTGTIVRTLETKSSVTSAEVSQDGRYITTADGSTVTFWDANHFGLVKSYDMPCIVESASLEPKYGNKFIASGEDMWIHVFDFHTGAEIGCNKGHHGPVHCVRFSPGGESYASGSEDGTIRIWQTGPQNNTNQETSGSNGPIQNVKDAADEVARQIENAHIAEEDKTVSEKAQAG; encoded by the exons ATGGATAAGAAGAAGGTTGTAGCTCCATTGGTTTGCCATGGACATTCACGTCCAGTTGTGGATTTGTTCTACAGCCCGATAACGCCTGATGGTTTCTTCCTTGTTAGTGCAAGCAAGG ACTCAACGCCGATGTTGAGAAATGGAGAGACTGGTGACTGGATTGGTACCTTCCAAGGGCATAAGGGTGCTGTGTGGAGTTGTTGCCTGGATAAGCATGCTCTACGTGCTGCCTCTGCATCTGCGGATTTTTCTGC GAAATTATGGGATGCATTAACTGGGGACGAACTGCACTCGTTTGAGCACAAGCACATAGTTCGTGCTTGTGCCTTCTCAGAG GATACCCACCTTCTGCTAACTGGAGGAATGGAAAAAATCCTTCGcatttttgatttaaatagGCCTGATGCACCTCCCAGGGAAATTGAGAAGTCTCCTGGTTCAGTCAGAACTGTTGCTTGGCTCCACAGTGATCAAACAATCTTAGGTTCCTGTACCGATATGGGTGGGGTGAG GTTGTGGGATGTGAGAACTGGCACAATTGTCCGGACACTTGAGACCAAATCCTCTGTAACCAGTGCTGAAGTGAGTCAAGATGGCCGCTATATAACCACTGCCGATGGGTCAACTGTTACGTTCTGGGATGCAAATCA CTTTGGGTTGGTAAAGAGTTATGACATGCCCTGCATTGTGGAATCAGCTTCATTGGAGCCAAAGTATGGTAATAAGTTCATAGCTAGTGGAGAAGACATGTGGATTCATGTATTCGATTTTCACACAGGAGCAGAAATCG GTTGCAACAAAGGCCACCATGGTCCTGTGCACTGCGTGCGTTTCTCACCGGGAGGTGAATCTTATGCCTCTGGATCTGAAGATGGGACTATTAGAATATGGCAGACTGGTCCTCAAAATAATACCAACCAAGAGACTTCGGGTTCCAATGGACCTATCCAGAATGTTAAAGATGCAGCAGATGAGGTTGCTCGTCAGATTGAGAATGCGCATATTGCCGAAGAAGATAAGACCGTCAGTGAAAAGGCACAGGCTGGATAA